A genomic segment from Thermothielavioides terrestris NRRL 8126 chromosome 4, complete sequence encodes:
- a CDS encoding SIR2 family histone deacetylase-like protein (Contains conserved domain SIR2-fam[cd01407]), with the protein MNKPLMRIPYTELFPPPATIPHTARSLPGAVAALQEFFHAPPPRDLPRSTVVLTGAGLSVASGLADYRGANGTYRVNKTYRPIYYHEFLASHEARKRYWARSFLGWTTLRSAAPNAGHYAVRDLGRLGLVSRVITQNVDSFHPRAHPDIPTLELHGYLRSTVCTSCWNEFPRDVFQGELARLNPVWDAFLREAIASGALATEDPHEKRARGIRLNPDGDVELPEAPYTTFRYPACPKCLSSPPMLADGRRGTVEVDGDGAWSPTSNAGILKPAVVMFGESIANGVKQAAEDAIDGAGRLLVLATSLATYSAWRLAKRAKDRGMPIAIVNIGGVRGEDAFFADLDPSQKGGQGVRVEMSTDSLLPAVVHELRQPAFRSAPALADTSSPDRNEAAVFKNMLQ; encoded by the coding sequence ATGAACAAGCCGCTCATGCGCATTCCCTACACGGAGCTGTTCCCTCCTCCCGCGACGATCCCCCACACAGCCCGCTCCCTGCCCGGCGCCGTAGCAGCCCTGCAGGAGTTCTTCcacgccccgccgccgcgggacCTGCCCCGGTCGACCGTCGTGCTCACCGGCGCGGGCCTCTCGGTGGCGAGCGGCCTGGCCGACTACCGCGGCGCCAACGGCACCTACCGCGTCAACAAGACGTACCGCCCCATCTACTACCACGAGTTCCTGGCCAGCCACGAGGCCCGCAAGCGCTACTGGGCCCGGAGCTTCCTGGGCTGGACGACGctgcgcagcgcggcgcccaACGCCGGCCACTACGCCGTGCgcgacctcggccgcctcggcctcgtgTCGCGCGTCATCACCCAGAACGTGGACTCGTTCCACCCGCGCGCGCACCCCGACATCCCGACGCTCGAGCTGCACGGCTACCTGCGGTCGACCGTGTGCACCTCGTGCTGGAACGAGTTCCCCCGGGATGTGTTCCAGGGCGAGCTGGCAAGGCTGAACCCGGTGTGGGACGCGTTCCTGCGCGAGGCGatcgccagcggcgcgctCGCGACGGAGGACCCGCATGAGAAGCGCGCGCGGGGCATCCGGCTGAACCCGGACGGCGACGTCGAGCTGCCGGAGGCGCCGTACACGACGTTCCGGTACCCCGCGTGTCCGAAATGCCTGAGCAGTCCGCCGATGCTGGCCGATGGGAGAAGGGGGACGGTTgaggtcgacggcgacggggcctGGAGTCCGACGAGCAACGCCGGAATTCTCAAGCCCGCGGTGGTCATGTTCGGCGAGAGCATTGCGAACGGGGTCAAGCAGGCTGCGGAAGACGCCATCGACGGCGCTGGGAGGCTCTTGGTGCTCGCCACGTCTTTGGCGACGTATTCCGCGTGGAGGCTGGCAAAGCGTGCAAAAGATAGGGGGATGCCGATCGCTATTGTAAATATCGGCGGCGTCCGGGGCGAGGATGCCTTCTTTGCAGACTTGGACCCCAGCCAGAAAGGAGGCCAGGGGGTGAGAGTGGAGATGTCCACCGACAGCTTACTGCCGGCTGTGGTCCACGAGCTGCGACAGCCCGCGTTCCGCAGCGCGCCCGCTCTGGCTGATACTTCGTCACCCGACCGGAACGAGGCGGCAGTTTTTAAGAACATGTTACAATAG